Proteins encoded by one window of Sediminicoccus rosea:
- a CDS encoding homoserine kinase, protein MAVYTEVSDEALRAFLAEYDIGALLAFRGIAEGVENSNYALKTSAGDYVLTLYEKRVNPRELPWFLGLMRHLVAHGLSAPEPVAGRDGQALRELAGRPAAICTFLPGVWPRRIRPEHCGPLGAALAGLHRAGQGFAEVRPNGLGPAAWAPLLDRCRADGEAVQAGLIAELDAALAGILAAWPVAGALPVGQIHADLFPDNVFFLEEGGTPRVSGLIDFYFACTDLLAYDVAVCLNAWCFEADRSFNVTKARAILRAYAAVRPLSEAELAALPVLCRGAAIRFLLTRLYDWVNTPPGAMVTRKDPLEYLHKLRFFGHAQSPEALGA, encoded by the coding sequence GTGGCGGTCTATACGGAAGTCTCCGACGAGGCGCTGCGTGCCTTCCTCGCGGAGTACGACATCGGCGCGCTGCTGGCGTTTCGCGGCATCGCCGAGGGCGTGGAGAATTCCAACTACGCGCTGAAGACCAGCGCGGGCGACTATGTGCTGACGCTTTACGAGAAGCGCGTGAACCCGCGCGAACTGCCCTGGTTCCTCGGGCTGATGCGGCACCTCGTCGCGCATGGGCTTTCCGCGCCTGAACCCGTGGCGGGACGGGACGGGCAGGCGCTGCGTGAACTGGCCGGCCGGCCGGCGGCGATCTGCACCTTCCTGCCCGGTGTCTGGCCGCGCCGCATCCGGCCCGAGCATTGCGGACCGCTGGGTGCCGCACTCGCCGGGCTGCATCGGGCCGGGCAGGGCTTCGCCGAGGTGCGGCCCAATGGCCTGGGCCCCGCCGCCTGGGCGCCGCTGCTCGACCGTTGCCGCGCGGATGGCGAGGCGGTGCAGGCCGGGCTGATCGCGGAGCTGGACGCGGCACTGGCCGGCATCCTGGCGGCGTGGCCTGTGGCGGGTGCGCTGCCAGTCGGCCAGATCCATGCCGACCTCTTCCCCGACAATGTCTTCTTCCTGGAGGAGGGCGGCACGCCCCGCGTCTCCGGGCTGATCGACTTCTACTTCGCCTGCACGGATCTGCTCGCCTATGACGTGGCGGTCTGCCTGAACGCCTGGTGCTTCGAGGCGGATCGCAGCTTCAACGTGACCAAGGCGCGCGCCATCCTGCGCGCCTATGCGGCGGTGCGACCGCTGAGCGAGGCCGAGCTGGCCGCCCTGCCCGTGCTGTGCCGCGGCGCCGCGATCCGCTTCCTGCTGACCCGCCTCTATGACTGGGTGAACACGCCGCCGGGTGCGATGGTGACGCGCAAGGACCCGCTGGAATACCTGCACAAGCTGCGCTTCTTCGGCCATGCCCAGAGCCCGGAGGCCCTCGGTGCCTGA
- the ispH gene encoding 4-hydroxy-3-methylbut-2-enyl diphosphate reductase → MAAKPSLHVILAGPRGFCAGVDRAIKIVEEALKRHGAPVYVRHEIVHNRFVVEALERQGAVFVEELDEIPDDGQPVVFSAHGVPKSIPAEAQRRDMFFLDATCPLVSKVHREAEHHFSRKRHIFLIGHAGHPEVIGTMGQLPEGAVTLVEDEAQARSVTPPEGASLAFITQTTLSVDDTAEIVRVLQSRFPEISAPAKEDICYATTNRQAAVKEIAPQVDMMIVVGAPNSSNSVRLVEVAGRAGCAKSVMVQRGRELDLATVQGVSRIGITAGASAPEVLVEEVIERLREAYELTIQEIVVAEEKIIFKLPAALATA, encoded by the coding sequence ATGGCCGCCAAGCCCTCGCTTCATGTCATCCTTGCCGGCCCGCGCGGATTTTGCGCCGGGGTGGACCGTGCGATCAAGATCGTGGAGGAGGCGCTGAAGCGGCACGGCGCCCCGGTCTATGTCCGGCATGAGATCGTCCACAACCGCTTCGTGGTCGAGGCGCTGGAGCGCCAGGGCGCCGTCTTCGTCGAGGAGCTGGACGAAATCCCGGATGACGGCCAGCCCGTCGTCTTCTCCGCGCATGGCGTGCCGAAATCCATCCCGGCCGAGGCGCAGCGGCGCGACATGTTCTTCCTCGACGCCACCTGCCCGCTGGTCAGCAAGGTGCACCGCGAGGCAGAGCATCATTTCTCCCGCAAGCGGCACATCTTCCTGATCGGCCATGCCGGCCACCCGGAGGTGATCGGCACCATGGGCCAGCTGCCCGAGGGTGCGGTGACCCTGGTCGAGGACGAGGCCCAGGCCCGGAGCGTGACGCCGCCCGAGGGCGCCTCGCTCGCCTTCATCACGCAGACCACGCTCTCGGTGGATGACACGGCGGAGATCGTCCGCGTGCTGCAATCGCGCTTCCCGGAGATCTCGGCACCGGCGAAGGAGGACATCTGCTACGCCACCACCAACCGCCAGGCGGCGGTGAAGGAGATCGCGCCGCAGGTGGACATGATGATCGTGGTGGGCGCGCCCAATTCCTCCAACTCCGTGCGTCTCGTGGAAGTCGCCGGCCGGGCGGGCTGCGCAAAGTCGGTCATGGTGCAGCGCGGGCGTGAGCTGGACCTCGCCACCGTGCAGGGAGTCTCGCGCATCGGCATCACGGCGGGCGCCAGCGCGCCCGAGGTGCTGGTCGAGGAGGTGATCGAGCGCCTGCGCGAAGCCTATGAGCTGACCATCCAGGAAATCGTGGTGGCGGAGGAGAAGATCATCTTCAAGCTCCCGGCGGCGCTGGCCACGGCCTGA